A single region of the Lycium barbarum isolate Lr01 chromosome 2, ASM1917538v2, whole genome shotgun sequence genome encodes:
- the LOC132623389 gene encoding patatin-like protein 2 produces MERKTSQIQPPTYGDLITVLSIDGGGIRGIIPATILSFLESYLQELDGKDASLADYFDVIAGTSTGGLVAAMLTAPDENNRPLYAAKDITPFYFEHCPRIFPQKKCGLFAPIGNIVQTLIGPKYDGKYLHDFIRKKLKDTRLSNTITNVVIPTFDIKKLHPTIFSTYETKRSACYDAKMSDVCISTSAAPTYFPAHSFKVEDSKGNVREHHLIDGGVAANNPCLVAISEVSKEILKDNLDFFPINPLDYGRFLVISIGTGAAKCEQKYNSSMAAKWGIIDWLFHKGSTPLVEVFTQSSADMVDYHNSVVFQAFHSENSYLRIQEDELSGTEASVDVATKENLERLVEIGENLLKKPLSRVNLETGLTEPIPKGGTNEEALKRLATLLVNERRLR; encoded by the exons ATGGAGAGAAAAACATCTCAAATCCAACCTCCAACTTACGGGGACTTGATCACTGTTCTAAGCATTGATGGAGGTGGCATTCGAGGAATTATTCCAGCTACCATCCTCAGTTTTCTTGAATCCTACCTTCAG GAGTTGGATGGAAAGGACGCAAGCCTTGCAGATTACTTTGATGTGATTGCTGGAACGAGCACCGGTGGCCTTGTGGCGGCCATGCTAACGGCTCCCGACGAAAACAATCGTCCACTTTATGCTGCAAAAGATATTACCCCATTCTACTTTGAGCACTGTCCAAGGATTTTTCCACAAAAGAAGTG CGGTTTATTTGCTCCAATTGGGAATATAGTGCAAACTCTAATAGGACCAAAATACGATGGCAAGTACCTGCATGACTTTATCAGGAAAAAATTGAAAGATACTCGCCTTAGTAACACTATCACTAACGTTGTAATTCCTACTTTTGATATCAAGAAGTTGCACCCTACCATTTTCTCCACTTATGAG ACGAAACGATCAGCATGTTATGATGCAAAGATGTCTGATGTTTGTATTAGTACTTCAGCAGCTCCTACTTATTTTCCTGCTCATTCTTTCAAAGTTGAAGATAGCAAAGGCAACGTTAGAGAACATCATCTCATTGATGGTGGTGTTGCTGCAAATAATCCG TGTTTGGTTGCAATATCGGAAGTAAGCAAAGAAATTTTAAAGGACAACCTAGATTTCTTCCCAATAAACCCCCTGGATTATGGGCGTTTCCTTGTAATATCAATAGGAACAGGAGCTGCAAAATGTGAACAAAAATATAATTCATCCATGGCAGCCAAATGGGGTATTATCGATTGGTTATTTCACAAAGGTTCCACACCACTGGTCGAAGTATTCACTCAATCAAGTGCTGATATGGTTGATTACCATAATTCTGTTGTTTTTCAAGCTTTTCATAGTGAAAATAGTTACCTTCGAATTCAA GAGGATGAATTGAGTGGGACAGAAGCTTCAGTGGATGTGGCTACAAAGGAAAATTTGGAGAGGCTAGTAGAAATAGGGGAAAATTTATTGAAGAAGCCACTTTCAAGGGTTAATTTGGAAACAGGTTTGACAGAACCAATTCCTAAAGGAGGCACTAATGAGGAAGCCCTTAAGAG GCTTGCAACATTATTGGTCAACGAAAGAAGACTTCGTTGA